The genomic window ACCTGCCCACGATCAAGAAATACCTGAACATCGATCTGAAAGAAAAATGCAGCTCGAGGGATCTCTTTAAGGTGAAAAAGAAGCTCGGCATTAAAGGCGGGCTTAAAGACCTTGAAAAGATGTTCGGCATCAAACGGAAGACGGAGGGCATCAACGGATATAAAGCCGTGCTTCTCTGGGAGCGTTACATGAAGCGGGGAAGGCACTCCGATTTAAGCCTCCTTCTCGAATACAACAAGGAGGACGTGCTCAACCTCATCCCCCTGGAAGAAAAACTTGATGAGTTGAAAGGTACCATGAGGTGATACGATACGTCGAGCTCGATTCTTCGTATAATAAGATAAGTGCCCTATTCACCACTCCGGATGCGGGAAAGGGCCCCTTTCCCGCCGTCATCCTCTCCCATGGCCTGATCAGCTCGAAATCGAGCTCCAAGTATATGACCCTTTCGGAGCGCCTGGCTGCGTCGGGAATGGCTTCATGCCGCTTCGACTACCATGGCTGCGGGGAGAGCGGGGGAGACATCCGGAGCACCACCCTCACGATACGTCTCGAGAACCTCGACCGCATTTTTGATTACCTGATATCCCGTCCTGATGTGGATGCGGAAAAGGTCGGCATGCTGGGGGCCAGCTTCGGTGGAGCCGCCTGCCTTGTCAAGGCATCGCGAGATAGTCGGATAAGATGTGTCTCCCCCTGGGCAACACCTTACATGCTCGAGAAATCGGATGAGAAGATCGATGGCATCACGTTCGATGATGAGCTGTATGCCGACTTCGCGCGATACGATATACTTGCCCTGGCAGGAACAGTCTCCAATGCTCTCGTGATTCACGGCGATGCCGACGACGTCGTTCCATGCCGCGAGGGGGTGGAGATTTATAATGCGATCCGGGAGCCGAAAAGGCTGGAAATTATCGAGGGCGCCGACCACATCCTCTCTAACCCGATCCACCGGGAGAGGGCCGTCAGTCTTGCCGTGAGATGGTTTGGAGAATATCTATTGAGATAGATCCGGAGAATTTATAGAGGCGCCTTTTTCTTTTCTCCCCTCTCTCTTACCTTGTCTTTTATCAGGTCGGCAAGGACATGGCTCAAGCCTATGCCGAGAGCGAGGGACATGGTCATGATAATCCCACCGAATATGATAAGAAAACTGATGGTGATGATCGTGTTGCCCACACCCATGTATTCGAATACAATGCCAAAGGTGATAATAATGAGGAAAACCCTCACTCCTTTGGCGATCAGGTCCCCATACCTCACATTCGCATTTT from Syntrophorhabdaceae bacterium includes these protein-coding regions:
- a CDS encoding ribonuclease H-like domain-containing protein translates to MKAYLDIETDRNGNICVIGIHTEPSGFVQWHGENINTDDIERELQRASTIVTFNGDLFDLPTIKKYLNIDLKEKCSSRDLFKVKKKLGIKGGLKDLEKMFGIKRKTEGINGYKAVLLWERYMKRGRHSDLSLLLEYNKEDVLNLIPLEEKLDELKGTMR
- a CDS encoding alpha/beta fold hydrolase codes for the protein MIRYVELDSSYNKISALFTTPDAGKGPFPAVILSHGLISSKSSSKYMTLSERLAASGMASCRFDYHGCGESGGDIRSTTLTIRLENLDRIFDYLISRPDVDAEKVGMLGASFGGAACLVKASRDSRIRCVSPWATPYMLEKSDEKIDGITFDDELYADFARYDILALAGTVSNALVIHGDADDVVPCREGVEIYNAIREPKRLEIIEGADHILSNPIHRERAVSLAVRWFGEYLLR